One window from the genome of Rhinolophus ferrumequinum isolate MPI-CBG mRhiFer1 chromosome 22, mRhiFer1_v1.p, whole genome shotgun sequence encodes:
- the LOC117015091 gene encoding pollen-specific leucine-rich repeat extensin-like protein 1 encodes MPVTLKDNQKTQRLDQGQPVDNQGPDEDVNSPILTKDTPGPVPAKDRDPATSRQEIAPDTQDRRSVRAPAVDALSPPMDSPDPALEGDRDPATSRQEIAPDTPALGMEQPHLDPVPDTRDPAVVMPVTLKDNQKTQRLDQGQPVDNQGPDEDVNSPILPKDTPGPVPAKDRDPATSRQEIAPDTPALGMEQPHLDPVPDTRDPAVVMPVTLKDNQKPQRLDQGQPVDNQGPDEDVNSPILPKDTPGPVPAKDRDPATSRQEIAPDTPALGMEQPHLDLVPDTRDPAVVMPVTLKDNQKPQRLDQGQPVDNQGPDEDVNSPILPKDTPGPVPAKDRDPATSRQEIAPDTQDRRSVRAPAVDALSPPMDSPDPALEGDRDPATSRQEIAPDTPALGMEQPHLDPVPDTRDPAVVMPVTLKDNQKTQRLDQGQPVDNQGPDEDVNSPILPKDTPGPVPAKDRDPATSRQEIAPDTPALGMEQPHLDPVPDTRDPAVVMPVTLKDNQKTQRLDQGQPVDIQGPDEDVNSPILPKDTPGPVPAKDRDPATSRQEIAPDTQALGMEQPHLDPVPDTRDPAVVMPVTLKDNQKTQRLDQGQPVDNQGPDEDVNSPILPKDTPGPVPAKDRDPATSRQEIAPDTPALGMEQPHLDPVPDTRDPAVVMPVTLKDNQKTQRLGQGQPVDNQGPDEDVNSPILPKDTPGPVPAKDRDPATSRQEIAPDTPALGMEQPHLDPVPDTRDPAVVMPVTLKDNQKTQRLDQGQPVDNQGPDEDVNSPILPKDTPGPVPAKDRDPATSRQEIAPDTPALGMEQPHLDPVPDTRDPAVVMPVTLKDNQKTQRLDQGQPVDNQGPDEDVNSPILPKDTPGPVPA; translated from the exons ATGCCAGTGACACTGAAGGACAATCAGAAGACTCAGAGGCTCGATCAGGGTCAGCCCGTGGACAATCAGGGTCCAGACGAAGACGTCAACAGTCCGATTCTGACCAAGGATACCCCCGGTCCGGTACCAGCGAAAGACAGGGATCCCGCCACGAGCAGGCAAGAGATAGCTCCAGACACACAGGATCGCAGGAGCGTCAGGGCTCCAGCGGTGGACGCTCTGAGTCCTCCCATGGACAGCCCGGATCCAGCACTGGAGGGAGACAGGGATCCCGCCACGAGCAGGCAAGAGATAGCTCCAGACACACCGGCACTGGGCATGGAACAACCTCATCTGGATCCGGTACCAGACACCAGGGATCCAGCAGTCGTCATGCCAGTGACACTGAAGGACAATCAGAAGACTCAGAGGCTCGATCAGGGTCAGCCCGTGGACAATCAGGGTCCAGACGAAGACGTCAACAGTCCGATTCTGCCCAAGGATACCCCCGGTCCGGTACCAGCGAAAGACAGGGATCCCGCCACGAGCAGGCAAGAGATAGCTCCAGACACACCGGCACTGGGCATGGAACAACCTCATCTGGATCCGGTACCAGACACCAGGGATCCAGCAGTCGTCATGCCAGTGACACTGAAGGACAATCAGAAGCCTCAGAGGCTCGATCAGGGTCAGCCCGTGGACAATCAGGGTCCAGACGAAGACGTCAACAGTCCGATTCTGCCCAAGGATACCCCCGGTCCGGTACCAGCGAAAGACAGGGATCCCGCCACGAGCAGGCAAGAGATAGCTCCAGACACACCGGCACTGGGCATGGAACAACCTCATCTGGATCTGGTACCAGACACCAGGGATCCAGCAGTCGTCATGCCAGTGACACTGAAGGACAATCAGAAGCCTCAGAGGCTCGATCAGGGTCAGCCCGTGGACAATCAGGGTCCAGACGAAGACGTCAACAGTCCGATTCTGCCCAAGGATACCCCCGGTCCGGTACCAGCGAAAGACAGGGATCCCGCCACGAGCAG GCAAGAGATAGCTCCAGACACACAGGATCGCAGGAGCGTCAGGGCTCCAGCGGTGGACGCTCTGAGTCCTCCCATGGACAGCCCGGATCCAGCACTGGAGGGAGACAGGGATCCCGCCACGAGCAGGCAAGAGATAGCTCCAGACACACCGGCACTGGGCATGGAACAACCTCATCTGGATCCGGTACCAGACACCAGGGATCCAGCAGTCGTCATGCCAGTGACACTGAAGGACAATCAGAAGACTCAGAGGCTCGATCAGGGTCAGCCCGTGGACAATCAGGGTCCAGACGAAGACGTCAACAGTCCGATTCTGCCCAAGGATACCCCCGGTCCGGTACCAGCGAAAGACAGGGATCCCGCCACGAGCAGGCAAGAGATAGCTCCAGACACACCGGCACTGGGCATGGAACAACCTCATCTGGATCCGGTACCAGACACCAGGGATCCAGCAGTCGTCATGCCAGTGACACTGAAGGACAATCAGAAGACTCAGAGGCTCGATCAGGGTCAGCCCGTGGACATTCAGGGTCCAGACGAAGACGTCAACAGTCCGATTCTGCCCAAGGATACCCCCGGTCCGGTACCAGCGAAAGACAGGGATCCCGCCACGAGCAGGCAAGAGATAGCTCCAGACACACAGGCACTGGGCATGGAACAACCTCATCTGGATCCGGTACCAGACACCAGGGATCCAGCAGTCGTCATGCCAGTGACACTGAAGGACAATCAGAAGACTCAGAGGCTCGATCAGGGTCAGCCCGTGGACAATCAGGGTCCAGACGAAGACGTCAACAGTCCGATTCTGCCCAAGGATACCCCCGGTCCGGTACCAGCGAAAGACAGGGATCCCGCCACGAGCAGGCAAGAGATAGCTCCAGACACACCGGCACTGGGCATGGAACAACCTCATCTGGATCCGGTACCAGACACCAGGGATCCAGCAGTCGTCATGCCAGTGACACTGAAGGACAATCAGAAGACTCAGAGGCTCGGTCAGGGTCAGCCCGTGGACAATCAGGGTCCAGACGAAGACGTCAACAGTCCGATTCTGCCCAAGGATACCCCCGGTCCGGTACCAGCGAAAGACAGGGATCCCGCCACGAGCAGGCAAGAGATAGCTCCAGACACACCGGCACTGGGCATGGAACAACCTCATCTGGATCCGGTACCAGACACCAGGGATCCAGCAGTCGTCATGCCAGTGACACTGAAGGACAATCAGAAGACTCAGAGGCTCGATCAGGGTCAGCCCGTGGACAATCAGGGTCCAGACGAAGACGTCAACAGTCCGATTCTGCCCAAGGATACCCCCGGTCCGGTACCAGCGAAAGACAGGGATCCCGCCACGAGCAGGCAAGAGATAGCTCCAGACACACCGGCACTGGGCATGGAACAACCTCATCTGGATCCGGTACCAGACACCAGGGATCCAGCAGTCGTCATGCCAGTGACACTGAAGGACAATCAGAAGACTCAGAGGCTCGATCAGGGTCAGCCCGTGGACAATCAGGGTCCAGACGAAGACGTCAACAGTCCGATTCTGCCCAAGGATACCCCCGGTCCGGTACCAGCGTAA